AAAATTCTGCATAAAtaagggtgtggccacttgagtgacaggtgcaTTGATGCTGATGTCACTACCATCAAGCTAATCAGGCATGGTTTCAAGGCACCTTAGCCCCACCcatgttcatttttgggtatCCGGGAGTGATAAGTGGTAACCCGCTGCCAAGATGGGCCTCAAAAATGGTTTCCAAAAAACTACGGGTGACGTCATGGACACTAAATCCATGTTTTATACAATCTAtggtgaaaacccagctaaagtcatttttgtgatttactgtattcttcatataatcaTTCTACATAATGTGAAGTAcatttagtaaaaatataaccttgatatatttaatattaaccaAGTAAGATTATGTCAAAGAATGTAAAATCGATAAGTGAAATCAATCTCTGATGTTGCTAATCTCATAGGTACATTAtgaaactttagcctggatttcacagagagGGTCTCACatttttaacacaaaagataaacaAATTGGCAGTTTGTGAACATGTCACAAGTGATAGCAAAATCAGGCCCAGATTTGTGCAGTGTTTACCCAGCGttagttttataaaatattcTGTTGAGAGCCTCTCCAGGTGGCCTGAAAATAGTCGAGTGGTGGGTAAAAATGATGCTTATCTGCAGAACAGCACCACTATCATTAACCTGTCATATTCATTATGTCTGGAGTTATGTGAAGTATCACCTTTCCATTTCAGAAAAGATCACGCTGATATTATGCTGTGCTCCCAACTTTTGGAGGTCGTTCGTGACAATATATGAGATGTGAGGATTTTTTAGGCCCTGCAGGGAAGGTCATCCGATTTCAGCTGGTGAATTGGCCTATCACGAACCTCCTCTGGACTAACACACCGAAGTTTTTGCAGAGGAGAATGTTTAGCATTCTGCTCTATGTAATGTACCAGCGAGATGATACTGCAGTCACAATTCCATGGGTTGTCAAAGAGAGACACCTCCTTCAATCCTGAATTAAACATAGATGTGATGAACATTACTAATAGATAAAAACactaatttttttatcaaacgTAAATATTGTGTACTTTGAATGTTGCTTTGGATGCATAAATCTAAATGTAAACTTATGGATTAATGATGTTCTTACCTTGCATGTTAGCAAGCATGTTGCCATCAATGGTATGAAGTTGATTTCCACTCAAGACCAGGTGAGTAAGTTTAGGTGTGTGGCGAAACACGTCAGCTGGCAGGCTCGCAATcagattttttcttaaatagAGCCGCTGCAGGTTGGAAAGACCGTCTAGCATAGATGACGCAAGCGTGGAGAGCAAATTGTTGTCAAGCACCAACATCTCAAGACCACTCAGCGGCGCAAAGGTCCCATCCTGAATGTTCTTTAGTTTGTTGTTGTACAAGTTGAGAAACAGCAGCTCTTCAAGTCCCACAAAAGCTTTTGGTGAGATCCTCTGGATGCGGTTCAGGGCCAAGTCCAAAACCTTTAAGGCAATCAGAGGCTTGAATGCATTTGGTGGGAGAGCGGTGAGGGAGTTCAAAGGAAGATCGAGATCCGACAGATTCCTCATGCCGAAAAACATATTGGGGTTTAGGCTAGCTATCTGGTTCTGGCCCAGCATGAGAAAGCGAAGGTTCAGGAGGTCTTTGAAGCCCTTTATTGGGAGTTTGGACATTTGGTTTCCTTGCAGATTCAGAAGCATCAGTCGTTGCGCACCGGCGAATGCTTGAGGGTGTATTGACTTAATTGAATTCCGTTCAAAGTTTACGCTCTCGATTTCTGGAACGGAGGTTAGAATGTTGGCCGGAAGGTCATGTAGTACATTTTCACcttgaaaacaaagaaacaaataTACTTCAATTTCAACTCTTTAAGCATTTGTCGAAAGAGCTAAAGTCTCAAAGTAATTCTAGAGGAGCATcaaatattgattttttttacttattgaTTTCAATGTTTTAACATGGCCTAAATCagtcaatatttaaaaaaatcaaaaacgCAATCAGCCatagtccgcatatttatgagGGGGGGGCACACTTTTTCAAATTCTCCGCACTTTCACAGCACAAATTACAGATTTCTGTgcacaaaatatgcggggcttgcatgatttcataatccccacattttcgtagcaaaaatcacatatatcttagcaaaaagttgaaaaatgttgcatttacttcacacaagcgcagacatgtcccctgttgccatgggaacattatgaagtgacgtgattatctgaagtgaacatcattgaaagctgcaaacagtttttgcaagttcctgcagtttcattgcataaaattgcataaatatcctacatattccatcacatttttttaagaaaacgtgccgcaagatcaaggatatttgcccgcaacaataacaaaaaaactctgcgtttttctggaaggactgtaaGATGGTTTAATGTAGAAATCAAAAATATGTAAATCCCATATTTACttaagctgggttttcacagaccgGGTCACATAGGTAATGCATATGGATGTATAACCCCGAGAGAGGTTTGGATCAGAGCACAGGGTCAAGAGAAATAATAGCTCATGGAGTAACAATAGAGGTCTATTAATCATTCTGTAGACCTTCTGGTGTAAGTTACCTCCTGCCAAATGCCAGTGCACTGCTCAAACTGTATATCAATCACTGACAAGAGTTACCAGctgtccctgctgaaaaaacagcttgAACCAGCCTAAGGTGCATAGCTGGTCTACATATGTACTGTATGCATATAGTTACTATAGTGTTATAGTTACCATGATTGCATGAATTTTCCATTGTCGAGGAAAACAAttttcatctttattttaaatttattcGACTGGTAAGGTTGTATGTGTtagcattagctaacatgaactaacaataaacaatctagtttttcagcatttattaaaagtaattttaaaggggaacctattgtccgattcacgtttttacatttcctttggtgtgtaagtgtgtattagtacatgtcaACGATAAACAATGATGCGATTTATctttccaatgtaaatctc
The nucleotide sequence above comes from Paramisgurnus dabryanus chromosome 12, PD_genome_1.1, whole genome shotgun sequence. Encoded proteins:
- the LOC135749706 gene encoding uncharacterized protein produces the protein MKLVAGLAAVLWLWVAEAVENCPSLCKCTQKSSTERTEVNCEKRGLETIPPEFPLNSWILKLGENVLHDLPANILTSVPEIESVNFERNSIKSIHPQAFAGAQRLMLLNLQGNQMSKLPIKGFKDLLNLRFLMLGQNQIASLNPNMFFGMRNLSDLDLPLNSLTALPPNAFKPLIALKVLDLALNRIQRISPKAFVGLEELLFLNLYNNKLKNIQDGTFAPLSGLEMLVLDNNLLSTLASSMLDGLSNLQRLYLRKNLIASLPADVFRHTPKLTHLVLSGNQLHTIDGNMLANMQGLKEVSLFDNPWNCDCSIISLVHYIEQNAKHSPLQKLRCVSPEEVRDRPIHQLKSDDLPCRA